In Anguilla rostrata isolate EN2019 chromosome 1, ASM1855537v3, whole genome shotgun sequence, a genomic segment contains:
- the LOC135249131 gene encoding zinc finger MYM-type protein 4-like, whose amino-acid sequence MSSLEFPLCAWPVPSAVSVSREIVNPKDVIIAPVDGNGTVKNFCSQACLSSFDVKRNSSRATQSPADTAIKCSVCKKTAVINHEVNFQGAVHKLCSDACFTRFRSSNNLTMNCCETCATYCYSGVGHCQLLQIEGAVRKFCSPPCLAAYKQKSSRVVPAAESACAGEAAA is encoded by the exons ATGTCTTCCCTTGAGTTTCCTCTGTGTGCGTGGCCCGTCCCAAGTGCTGTTTCTGTCTCCAGGGAGATCGTGAACCCGAAGGACGTGATCATCGCCCCCGTGGACGGGAACGGCACGGTGAAGAACTTCTGCAGCCAGGCCTGCCTCTCCTCCTTCGACGTGAAGCGCAACAGCAGCAGGGCCACGCAGTCCCCCGCCGACACCGCCATCAAGTGCAGCGTCTGCAAGAAGACTGCTGTG ATTAACCACGAGGTGAACTTCCAGGGCGCGGTGCACAAGCTGTGCAGCGACGCCTGCTTCACGCGCTTCCGCTCCTCCAACAACCTGACCATGAACTGCTGTGAGACCTGCGCCACCTACTGCTACAGCGGCGTGGGGCACTGCCAGCTGCTGCAGATAGAGGGCGCCGTCCGGAAGTTCTGCAGCCCGCCCTGCCTCGCTGCCTACAAGCag aagAGCAGCAGGGTGGTCCCGGCTGCAGAGTCTGCCTGTGCAGGTGAGGCCGCTGCGTAG